The Parashewanella tropica genome window below encodes:
- a CDS encoding Fe2+-dependent dioxygenase translates to MIRPIKNLLTPQQVNALRQLISQGQFEDGKNTAGWHAKGVKTNLQWTANEQLTDELNQAVTLALSANPEFTALTYPKKMMPFIVSKSTDQGGYGDHIDDAIMHHEELIRTDISCTIFLSDPKDYEGGELTMTLGGIEMAYKLEAGDAIVYPSTTLHRVNPVTSGERVAVLTWIESLVSSLEKREILYDLDTARKTIMQQHGKTPEFDLITKSHANLLRRWAIT, encoded by the coding sequence ATGATCAGACCCATAAAGAATCTTTTGACTCCACAGCAAGTCAACGCTCTTCGCCAACTTATTAGCCAAGGGCAATTTGAAGATGGAAAAAATACCGCAGGCTGGCATGCAAAGGGCGTAAAAACCAATTTGCAATGGACTGCCAATGAGCAACTTACTGATGAGCTAAATCAAGCTGTCACCCTTGCTCTTAGTGCAAACCCCGAATTTACTGCGCTGACTTACCCTAAAAAAATGATGCCGTTTATTGTCAGTAAATCTACTGACCAAGGTGGTTATGGTGATCACATCGATGATGCCATCATGCACCATGAAGAACTGATACGTACCGACATCTCGTGCACAATTTTCCTTTCAGATCCTAAGGATTATGAAGGCGGTGAATTGACCATGACGCTAGGCGGTATCGAAATGGCGTACAAATTGGAAGCCGGAGACGCCATTGTTTATCCAAGTACGACTTTGCACCGAGTCAACCCAGTTACCAGTGGAGAAAGGGTAGCGGTATTAACTTGGATTGAAAGTTTAGTGTCAAGTTTAGAAAAACGTGAAATTTTGTACGATTTGGACACGGCGAGGAAGACAATCATGCAACAACATGGTAAAACCCCCGAGTTTGATTTGATCACCAAGTCTCATGCTAATTTACTTCGCCGTTGGGCGATCACATAG
- the ompR gene encoding two-component system response regulator OmpR has product MGQETSKILVVDDDVRLRSLLERYLVEQGFYVRTAADAEQMDRLLQRENFHLMVLDLMLPGEDGLSICRRLRQQENNIPIVMLTAKGDEVDRIIGLELGADDYMPKPFNPRELLARINAVMRRRVQDIPGAPSQQEETISFGKFTLDLATRVMYEGDNAINLTSGEFAVLKVLSTHPREPLSRDKLMNLARGRDYSALERSIDVQVSRLRRLIEEDATNPRYIQTVWGIGYVFVPDGKG; this is encoded by the coding sequence ATGGGACAAGAAACTTCAAAAATACTCGTCGTTGATGATGATGTTCGGTTACGCTCACTTCTTGAGAGATACCTCGTCGAGCAAGGGTTTTATGTTCGAACGGCGGCTGACGCTGAGCAGATGGACCGTCTGCTTCAGCGTGAAAATTTTCATCTCATGGTCTTAGATTTAATGTTGCCCGGTGAAGATGGCTTGTCTATTTGCCGCCGCTTACGTCAGCAAGAAAACAATATTCCGATTGTGATGCTTACCGCCAAAGGTGATGAGGTCGATCGTATTATTGGCCTTGAATTGGGCGCTGATGACTATATGCCTAAGCCCTTTAATCCTCGTGAGTTATTAGCACGTATCAATGCTGTGATGCGTCGTCGTGTTCAAGACATTCCTGGCGCGCCTTCGCAGCAAGAAGAAACCATCAGCTTTGGTAAATTTACCTTAGATTTAGCCACTCGAGTGATGTATGAGGGCGATAACGCTATTAATTTAACCAGTGGTGAATTTGCTGTGCTAAAAGTGCTTTCCACTCATCCAAGAGAACCCCTTTCCCGCGATAAACTGATGAACCTTGCACGTGGTCGGGATTATTCTGCCCTAGAACGCTCTATTGATGTGCAGGTATCTCGTTTAAGACGTTTAATTGAAGAAGATGCCACTAATCCAAGATATATCCAAACGGTTTGGGGTATTGGTTATGTCTTTGTACCCGATGGAAAAGGCTAG
- the glnG gene encoding nitrogen regulation protein NR(I), which produces MTEQVWIVDDDSAIRWVLEKALTSVGISCCSFATADSVWQAVEYQQPQVILSDIRMPGTDGLVLLEKLSLNYPDLPVIIMTAHSDLDSAVNAYQAGAFEYLPKPFDVDEMLALVERALAKNSSKPTAQKPEMLINTPELIGEAPAMQEVFRAIGRLSRFSVSVLINGESGTGKELVAQALHKHSPRKEKPFIALNMAAIPHELIESELFGHEKGAFTGAQQTRQGRFEQANGGTLFLDEIGDMPLDVQTRLLRVLADGTFYRVGGHQTVNVDVRIIAATHKDLETLVANGKFREDLFHRLNVIRIPLPSLAKRSEDIPKLAEHFLRMAAKEMGEPVKVLAKDCIKCLQTLPWPGNVRQLENVCRWLAVMASGEEVLESDLPEDILRVKTYDSTSNSENWQQPLKHWAMQRLQAGEEGLLSEAQQALEQILIQAALEHTHGHKQAAAKLLGCGRNTITRKLK; this is translated from the coding sequence ATGACAGAACAAGTTTGGATAGTTGATGATGACAGTGCCATCCGTTGGGTACTGGAAAAAGCCTTAACCTCAGTAGGAATTAGCTGTTGTAGCTTTGCTACGGCCGATAGTGTATGGCAAGCCGTAGAATACCAGCAGCCACAAGTGATTTTGTCTGATATCCGTATGCCGGGCACAGATGGCTTGGTTTTACTTGAAAAACTGTCTCTGAATTATCCTGATTTACCCGTGATCATCATGACCGCTCATTCGGATCTCGATAGTGCCGTTAACGCCTATCAAGCAGGTGCCTTTGAATATTTACCTAAGCCATTTGATGTCGATGAAATGTTGGCATTGGTTGAACGAGCGTTAGCAAAAAATTCGAGTAAACCCACTGCCCAAAAGCCAGAAATGTTAATTAATACACCAGAGTTAATTGGTGAAGCGCCGGCAATGCAAGAGGTCTTTCGTGCAATTGGGCGTTTGTCCCGTTTCTCGGTAAGTGTGTTAATTAATGGAGAATCAGGCACGGGTAAAGAATTAGTCGCTCAAGCCTTACATAAACACAGCCCTAGAAAGGAGAAGCCGTTTATTGCACTTAATATGGCGGCGATCCCCCATGAGCTGATTGAAAGTGAACTATTTGGTCATGAGAAAGGCGCTTTTACTGGCGCTCAGCAAACTCGGCAAGGTCGCTTTGAACAAGCCAATGGTGGAACCTTATTTCTTGATGAAATCGGTGATATGCCACTGGATGTGCAAACACGGTTATTAAGAGTGTTGGCTGATGGCACCTTTTATCGTGTTGGAGGTCATCAAACGGTAAATGTTGATGTTCGTATCATTGCTGCGACCCATAAAGATCTAGAAACATTGGTGGCAAACGGTAAATTTCGCGAAGATTTATTTCACAGGCTAAATGTGATCCGCATTCCGTTGCCGTCGTTGGCAAAACGAAGTGAAGATATTCCTAAATTGGCTGAGCACTTTTTAAGAATGGCGGCCAAAGAAATGGGAGAGCCTGTAAAAGTCTTAGCAAAAGACTGCATTAAGTGCTTACAAACCTTACCTTGGCCGGGAAATGTGCGCCAATTAGAGAATGTCTGCCGTTGGTTGGCGGTGATGGCAAGTGGCGAAGAAGTATTAGAGTCGGATTTGCCAGAAGATATACTGCGAGTAAAAACCTATGACAGTACAAGCAATAGTGAAAACTGGCAGCAACCGTTAAAACATTGGGCCATGCAGCGATTACAGGCAGGAGAAGAGGGCTTATTGTCTGAAGCACAACAAGCCCTTGAGCAAATTCTGATCCAAGCTGCACTGGAGCACACTCATGGTCATAAACAAGCCGCGGCTAAATTGTTAGGCTGCGGCCGCAATACCATTACTCGCAAGTTGAAGTAA
- a CDS encoding uracil-DNA glycosylase family protein: MKSELEQLLEKIARCQICAEHLPFEPKPVVQASTQAKILIAGQAPGMKVQQTGIPFNDPSGDRLRLWLGVSHEQFYDPDLFAIVPMGFCYPGKGKSGDLPPRPECAKTWREPLLSLLPNIELTLVIGQYALQYHLAAKQTVTEQVRAWQQCIPAYLPLPHPSPRNNRWLRRHPWFEQEVIPYLQQRIDQLIN, from the coding sequence ATGAAATCAGAATTAGAACAGCTACTTGAAAAAATTGCTCGGTGCCAAATCTGTGCAGAACATTTGCCCTTTGAACCTAAGCCTGTTGTACAAGCAAGCACTCAGGCAAAGATACTCATCGCAGGTCAAGCGCCGGGCATGAAAGTACAGCAAACTGGGATACCCTTTAATGATCCCAGTGGCGATAGATTACGGTTATGGCTTGGCGTGAGTCATGAGCAATTTTATGATCCTGATCTGTTTGCCATTGTGCCGATGGGATTTTGTTATCCGGGTAAAGGTAAGTCTGGGGATTTACCGCCTCGGCCAGAATGCGCAAAAACATGGCGGGAGCCCTTGCTATCTTTGTTGCCGAACATTGAACTGACGTTAGTGATAGGTCAGTATGCACTGCAATACCACTTGGCAGCAAAACAAACGGTTACTGAGCAAGTTAGGGCGTGGCAACAATGTATTCCTGCTTATTTGCCTTTACCTCATCCGAGTCCTAGAAATAATCGGTGGCTTCGGCGCCATCCTTGGTTTGAACAAGAAGTGATCCCTTATCTTCAACAGCGGATCGATCAACTTATCAATTAG
- a CDS encoding iron-containing alcohol dehydrogenase, which yields MQNFDFYNPTRICFGEGQIAKLADLVPQDAKVLILLGGSSARRNGTLDEVKQALGERQQFEFDGIEPNPTYETLMKAVASIKENGIDFLLAVGGGSVIDGTKFVAAAAHYEGEPWEIMQTFGAKVTSAMPFGSVLTLPATGSEMNSGSVVTRKSIKAKLAFMSPHVFPQFSILDPVKTYTLPKRQIANGVVDAFVHTTEQYLTYPVGAMVQDRYAESLLKTLIEVGPKALANPEDYNVRANLMWTATCALNGVIGAGVPHDWATHMIGHELTALHDIDHARTLAIVLPSLLRHTKAEKKAKLLQYAERVWDITEGDDDTRINTAIDKTQAFFESLEIGTRLGDYELDESHVDALVGQLETHGMVALGEHQKIDLDASRAILKGAL from the coding sequence ATGCAAAATTTTGATTTCTATAATCCAACGCGTATTTGCTTTGGAGAAGGACAAATTGCTAAGTTAGCAGACTTGGTTCCGCAGGATGCAAAAGTACTGATTCTTCTTGGTGGCAGTAGTGCTCGCCGCAATGGAACGCTTGATGAAGTTAAGCAAGCTTTAGGTGAACGACAGCAATTTGAGTTTGATGGTATTGAGCCAAATCCAACTTATGAAACCTTGATGAAAGCGGTTGCCAGTATTAAAGAAAATGGCATCGACTTTTTGTTAGCTGTTGGCGGGGGCAGTGTCATTGATGGCACTAAGTTTGTGGCTGCAGCAGCACATTATGAGGGGGAACCATGGGAGATCATGCAAACCTTTGGCGCTAAAGTCACTTCAGCTATGCCGTTTGGTAGTGTGTTGACGCTACCGGCTACGGGCTCTGAAATGAACTCAGGCAGTGTGGTCACTCGTAAGTCTATCAAGGCAAAGCTCGCCTTTATGAGTCCTCATGTCTTTCCACAGTTTTCAATACTCGACCCTGTGAAAACCTATACCTTGCCTAAACGTCAAATTGCTAATGGTGTAGTGGATGCGTTTGTGCATACTACAGAGCAGTATTTAACTTACCCTGTGGGTGCCATGGTGCAAGATCGCTATGCCGAAAGTTTATTAAAAACTTTGATTGAAGTGGGACCAAAGGCATTAGCTAACCCAGAAGATTACAATGTGCGCGCTAACTTAATGTGGACGGCGACTTGTGCATTAAATGGTGTCATCGGCGCAGGTGTGCCTCACGACTGGGCGACACATATGATTGGTCATGAGCTCACGGCGCTGCATGATATCGACCATGCTCGTACTCTGGCTATCGTTTTACCATCATTATTACGTCACACAAAAGCAGAGAAAAAAGCAAAATTACTGCAATATGCAGAGCGCGTGTGGGATATTACCGAAGGTGATGACGATACTCGTATTAATACCGCGATTGATAAAACTCAAGCGTTCTTTGAAAGCTTGGAAATTGGCACTCGTTTAGGTGATTATGAGCTAGACGAGTCTCATGTCGATGCTTTAGTTGGTCAGCTGGAAACCCATGGTATGGTGGCGTTAGGTGAGCACCAAAAGATTGACCTTGATGCCAGTCGTGCCATATTAAAAGGAGCGTTGTAG
- the glnL gene encoding nitrogen regulation protein NR(II) — protein MDSTLILENLSTAVMVVNDELKISYINTAASQLLGLRSSKLQQVSLNQVVDSSDIEWQTLKTTVAQGQSLAVNRCQITTFDGEIHTVDFMLSPLMPSDKLSVLELRKVDQQRRIYQQSQQDAQQQAARFLVRNLAHEIKNPLGGLRGAAQLLERELKGNELTEFTRMIIEQTDRMGNLVDRLLGPQRPVAHKVYNIHQVCEKVLNLAQLSLPPHITFKRDYDPSLPDFAMEPEQMQQALLNVIQNAIEAMGEQEGQIIVKTRTRHQVTLGQVRHKLVLELSVIDDGKGVPFELQDTLFYPMVTGREQGSGLGLSIAQQIAHVHQGRLDFESRPGQTVFSFLIPIAYKEQQ, from the coding sequence ATGGACTCGACACTTATTCTTGAAAACTTAAGTACTGCCGTGATGGTGGTGAATGATGAGCTGAAAATCAGCTACATCAACACAGCCGCATCTCAACTTTTGGGGTTAAGAAGCAGTAAGCTACAACAAGTATCACTTAATCAAGTGGTCGATAGCTCTGATATTGAGTGGCAAACCTTAAAAACAACCGTGGCTCAAGGGCAAAGTTTAGCGGTGAATCGTTGTCAAATTACAACGTTTGATGGCGAAATTCATACTGTGGATTTTATGCTGTCGCCGTTAATGCCAAGTGATAAATTAAGTGTACTTGAACTTAGAAAGGTAGATCAGCAACGACGTATTTATCAGCAATCTCAACAAGATGCACAGCAACAGGCGGCTCGATTTTTAGTTCGAAATCTCGCTCACGAAATTAAGAATCCGCTGGGAGGACTCAGAGGAGCTGCCCAATTATTAGAGCGTGAACTTAAGGGGAATGAGCTCACTGAATTTACACGTATGATCATAGAGCAAACGGATCGAATGGGAAATTTAGTGGATCGGTTACTTGGTCCTCAACGACCAGTGGCTCATAAGGTTTACAATATTCACCAAGTGTGTGAGAAGGTTTTGAATCTTGCTCAATTAAGCTTACCTCCGCACATAACGTTTAAACGTGATTATGATCCTTCTCTGCCTGATTTTGCGATGGAGCCAGAGCAAATGCAGCAAGCACTGCTAAATGTCATACAAAATGCGATTGAGGCGATGGGAGAGCAAGAAGGGCAAATCATTGTAAAAACGCGCACGCGGCATCAAGTCACATTAGGTCAAGTCCGGCATAAACTGGTGCTTGAATTAAGCGTTATCGATGATGGCAAAGGTGTGCCTTTTGAGTTACAAGACACCTTGTTTTATCCGATGGTGACAGGGCGAGAACAAGGAAGTGGTCTTGGATTATCCATTGCCCAACAAATTGCTCACGTACACCAAGGTCGGTTGGATTTCGAGTCTAGACCCGGACAAACCGTGTTTTCTTTTTTAATCCCGATTGCATATAAAGAGCAACAATGA
- a CDS encoding multidrug effflux MFS transporter, whose protein sequence is MSKVSLPILMLLVVFSPLAIDIYLPSMPTMAAEFAVSDSQIQSTLIIFLFAMGLGQLLIGPLVDRFGRRPVALAGACVYGLSSTLAALATHFDVLLLSRLLQGLAACSTSIVAFTVVRDCFDTKQMAKIYSYLNGAICVIPALAPSFGGLLALQFGWRSTFIFMTVFAVIMLVVLSLKLKETKPEHTIIDGKLYHWERYLPILSEPRFMFYALCCMSCMAAILSYVAYSPIWLIGNLGVSELKFSALFGFNAVINIIACFAAPKIIQRLGNRPTVLVALGLLVATALLTFVLHHTALADSIAPDLAFMLPMLGLCIGFAFLLGPATSMALSCFGSRAGTATALLGCIQMSGAAIIAGGLQHTSLQAPDAVALICLVLPAMHLLIMARPNLKHWHYEQSSDV, encoded by the coding sequence ATGTCAAAAGTATCCTTACCTATTCTGATGTTATTGGTGGTTTTTAGCCCTTTGGCGATTGATATCTACTTGCCATCTATGCCGACTATGGCCGCTGAATTTGCTGTTTCCGATAGCCAAATTCAGTCTACCTTAATTATTTTCCTGTTTGCTATGGGATTAGGGCAATTACTGATTGGGCCATTAGTCGATAGATTTGGACGTCGACCCGTCGCGTTAGCGGGGGCTTGCGTCTACGGATTAAGTAGTACTCTTGCTGCATTGGCAACCCATTTTGATGTATTACTTCTGTCTCGTTTATTACAGGGGCTGGCCGCCTGTTCAACCAGTATTGTCGCGTTTACCGTTGTTCGAGATTGTTTTGATACCAAACAAATGGCCAAAATATACAGTTACTTGAATGGCGCAATATGTGTCATTCCGGCTCTTGCACCAAGTTTTGGTGGGCTGTTGGCTTTGCAATTTGGTTGGCGTTCTACCTTTATTTTTATGACTGTGTTTGCCGTAATCATGCTTGTGGTATTGAGCTTAAAGCTTAAGGAAACCAAACCAGAACACACGATTATTGATGGCAAGCTGTACCACTGGGAGCGCTATTTACCGATCCTTTCTGAGCCAAGATTCATGTTTTATGCCCTGTGCTGCATGAGCTGTATGGCTGCCATCCTCAGTTATGTGGCGTATTCTCCGATTTGGCTCATTGGCAATTTAGGGGTGTCAGAGCTGAAGTTCAGTGCTTTATTCGGTTTTAATGCTGTCATCAATATCATTGCGTGTTTTGCAGCCCCTAAAATTATTCAGCGCTTAGGAAACCGTCCGACGGTGCTAGTGGCTTTAGGGTTATTGGTGGCAACGGCTCTGCTGACGTTTGTATTACACCATACAGCACTGGCTGACAGTATCGCACCTGATTTGGCCTTTATGCTGCCGATGCTTGGCTTGTGTATTGGCTTTGCATTTTTGTTAGGCCCAGCTACGTCGATGGCATTGTCTTGCTTTGGTAGTCGAGCCGGCACGGCCACTGCACTTTTGGGTTGTATTCAGATGAGTGGCGCTGCCATTATCGCTGGCGGATTACAACATACATCATTACAAGCGCCAGATGCAGTGGCGTTAATTTGCTTAGTATTACCCGCAATGCACTTGTTGATCATGGCAAGACCCAATTTAAAACACTGGCATTATGAGCAGTCATCAGATGTGTGA
- a CDS encoding DUF4124 domain-containing protein, whose translation MRNGLVLCLLLLSLPAMAAVYKWIDKDGKVHYSDKPRPGAVEVKPSVRVLNEMSSSVITPKTHGSTETQDKAITATVSIVSPQDQQTIRDNNGQFEVVAVAQGTSDNFMWQLMVDGQPYGDFQLNGRFQLNNLDRGEHQLQVIASPRGSDKQISSDKITIYLHRHSKNFPNSPLIRKKP comes from the coding sequence ATGCGTAATGGACTGGTTTTGTGTTTGCTTTTATTAAGCTTGCCAGCAATGGCTGCTGTCTATAAGTGGATAGACAAAGACGGCAAGGTTCATTACAGCGATAAACCCAGACCCGGTGCCGTTGAAGTCAAGCCAAGTGTTCGTGTCCTTAATGAGATGTCCTCTTCTGTCATTACGCCTAAAACTCACGGTTCAACTGAAACACAAGATAAAGCGATAACTGCAACAGTAAGTATTGTCTCACCGCAAGATCAACAAACCATTCGAGATAATAACGGTCAGTTTGAGGTGGTTGCGGTAGCACAAGGTACAAGTGACAACTTTATGTGGCAGTTGATGGTGGATGGTCAGCCTTATGGTGATTTTCAGTTAAATGGCCGTTTTCAATTGAATAACCTCGATCGAGGTGAACATCAATTACAAGTCATTGCATCCCCACGAGGCAGTGATAAACAGATAAGCAGCGATAAGATCACCATTTATCTGCATCGCCATTCTAAAAATTTTCCTAACTCTCCATTAATTCGTAAAAAACCTTAA
- a CDS encoding energy transducer TonB produces MKSKGFLSKTALLSLSAVIVTLGLFYFMSKLIDDAPTPQSAEPVPPTSIAGDFKEPKPLTKPPKPELKDKPEPPKPPKFPVPTSETPNTTVLVGPKTPELPTLPTVTKEKIPAFPSTDGSATPIVQVQPMYPPEAARDGKEGWVLVAFNIDKLGKVTDAKVIDADPKRTFDKAALRAIKKWRYKPRSENGVALAQSNQQVKLDFTLEK; encoded by the coding sequence ATGAAAAGCAAAGGTTTTTTAAGTAAGACAGCGCTACTGAGTCTATCCGCAGTCATCGTGACACTTGGCTTGTTTTACTTCATGTCTAAGTTAATTGACGATGCGCCTACGCCACAGTCAGCCGAACCTGTACCACCAACCTCCATTGCAGGAGATTTCAAAGAGCCAAAACCTCTGACTAAGCCCCCAAAACCAGAGCTTAAGGATAAACCTGAGCCACCTAAACCTCCCAAGTTTCCTGTGCCAACGTCAGAAACGCCGAATACGACAGTCTTAGTTGGTCCGAAAACACCTGAGCTTCCCACTCTTCCTACTGTAACAAAAGAAAAGATCCCGGCTTTTCCTAGTACCGATGGTAGTGCAACCCCCATAGTACAGGTGCAACCTATGTATCCACCAGAAGCTGCGAGAGATGGTAAAGAAGGTTGGGTATTAGTCGCGTTTAATATCGATAAGTTAGGCAAAGTCACTGATGCAAAAGTCATTGATGCCGACCCCAAACGTACCTTTGATAAGGCGGCGTTAAGAGCGATCAAGAAGTGGCGTTATAAGCCCAGAAGTGAAAACGGTGTCGCCTTAGCTCAAAGTAATCAGCAAGTGAAATTAGATTTTACCTTAGAGAAATAA
- a CDS encoding TonB-dependent siderophore receptor: MSKRKASKLNQAAMLNSALISTLAVTSPMVLADDAQSNKAKEDIERIEVHGHRPNQLHIKDNTATKMNVDLKDVGRSITVLDAVDLDKRAIEDVKEAFGYVAGVRANGPADRTYTARGIRTSIDMVMIDGMRSLQGGEGGTGSRSPSTFNAEQVVFLRGPEALLYGAGIGGGIINIITKKPQEIAQTSISVKNRSYVSGDTGNFKQNRTSLDLDTTGAIDNDNTYLYRLLAQYTPSGDHFQKGRKTDEKQVDLSFIWNLSPSTTLMPRFEYANRELTGGSSYADGVFTENFSKGEFKRYGKPINRGKYYGSKNDKGKNLTKSYGLRLDHDFNSDWSALAQYRYSTTESEALDLYISDSKGLDNEIGKDKVNRKWVFTKGDDKYRLFDANIQGFANLMGMEHHILLGYNFRDADVLFERNFQSSDDAKGKNWISASNPDNQIVGPVPASILEVKFAPRAQKDTNAYLKDRIKVTSKTTVIAGLGYVEQKQKETRGDKVYSKTYNDFIWDFGVVQALTDDINVFATYSRAYQPVNARWIAQYGQGKTDYLAVEGYNYEVGMKADLLNGDLATSLTLYRMDRENSTKFVRTSKGYKLEQLSGKSFQSKGADLEVIYHFNDHFNTNFNYAFNRAYDTIGDNKGKQANNAPKHSASIWNNFKVNEELSFGMGLKYNSERFDGKYILPSYVEMDLGAFYKMSNWDFSMTLTNALDKNRAEGGANWVTVQPNAPRALNMKVKYTF; this comes from the coding sequence ATGAGTAAAAGGAAAGCCTCAAAGCTTAATCAAGCGGCTATGCTAAACAGTGCATTAATTTCAACACTTGCAGTAACATCACCAATGGTATTGGCTGATGATGCCCAATCGAACAAAGCCAAAGAAGACATCGAACGCATTGAGGTTCATGGTCACCGTCCAAACCAATTACACATTAAAGACAATACAGCGACTAAAATGAATGTGGATCTTAAAGATGTAGGTCGCTCGATTACTGTCTTAGATGCTGTTGATCTGGATAAACGCGCCATTGAAGACGTAAAAGAAGCGTTTGGTTATGTGGCAGGTGTACGTGCTAATGGTCCTGCGGATCGTACTTATACCGCTCGCGGTATCCGCACTAGCATTGATATGGTCATGATTGATGGTATGCGTTCACTTCAGGGTGGTGAGGGCGGAACAGGTTCTCGCTCTCCAAGCACGTTTAACGCAGAGCAAGTCGTATTTTTGCGCGGTCCAGAAGCATTACTTTATGGTGCTGGTATTGGTGGCGGCATCATCAACATTATCACTAAAAAGCCGCAAGAAATTGCTCAAACTAGCATCAGCGTTAAAAATCGTAGCTATGTATCTGGCGATACGGGTAACTTTAAACAAAACCGCACTAGCTTAGACTTAGATACCACGGGCGCCATTGATAACGACAACACCTACCTATATCGCTTATTGGCACAATACACCCCATCAGGTGATCACTTCCAAAAAGGTCGTAAAACAGATGAAAAGCAAGTGGACTTGTCCTTCATCTGGAACCTATCTCCAAGCACCACATTAATGCCACGTTTTGAGTACGCTAACCGTGAATTAACCGGTGGCAGTAGCTATGCTGACGGCGTATTCACTGAAAACTTTTCAAAAGGTGAATTTAAGCGATATGGCAAACCAATCAACCGTGGTAAGTATTACGGTAGTAAAAACGATAAAGGTAAAAACCTAACGAAAAGCTATGGCTTAAGACTGGATCATGATTTTAATTCCGACTGGAGTGCATTAGCTCAGTACCGCTATAGTACGACTGAATCTGAAGCGCTTGATTTGTACATTTCTGATAGTAAAGGCTTGGACAATGAAATCGGTAAAGATAAGGTTAACCGTAAATGGGTGTTCACTAAAGGCGACGATAAATATCGTTTATTTGATGCCAATATCCAAGGTTTTGCTAACCTAATGGGAATGGAACATCACATTCTTCTTGGTTATAACTTCCGTGATGCCGATGTATTGTTTGAACGTAACTTCCAAAGTTCAGATGACGCAAAGGGTAAAAACTGGATTTCAGCTTCAAACCCAGACAATCAAATTGTAGGTCCAGTACCAGCTTCAATACTTGAGGTTAAGTTTGCCCCTAGAGCTCAAAAAGATACTAACGCGTACTTAAAAGACAGAATTAAAGTAACGAGTAAAACGACAGTAATTGCAGGCCTAGGTTATGTAGAGCAAAAGCAAAAAGAAACTCGAGGTGATAAGGTATATAGCAAAACCTACAATGACTTCATTTGGGACTTTGGTGTTGTTCAAGCCTTAACCGATGACATCAATGTATTTGCTACTTATAGCCGCGCTTACCAGCCTGTTAATGCAAGATGGATTGCACAATATGGTCAAGGAAAAACCGATTACCTAGCTGTTGAAGGTTACAATTATGAAGTAGGTATGAAAGCCGACTTGCTTAATGGCGATCTAGCAACCTCACTAACTTTATATCGAATGGATCGTGAAAATAGCACTAAATTCGTTCGTACCAGTAAAGGTTACAAGCTTGAACAGCTGAGTGGGAAAAGCTTCCAGTCTAAAGGTGCCGACCTTGAAGTGATTTACCACTTTAACGATCACTTTAATACCAACTTTAACTACGCCTTTAACCGCGCCTATGACACCATTGGTGATAACAAAGGCAAGCAAGCCAATAATGCGCCAAAACACTCTGCATCTATTTGGAACAATTTCAAAGTTAATGAAGAATTGTCATTTGGCATGGGCTTAAAGTACAACTCTGAGCGCTTTGACGGAAAATACATTCTTCCGAGCTATGTGGAAATGGACTTAGGTGCATTCTACAAAATGTCGAACTGGGATTTCTCAATGACACTGACCAACGCACTTGATAAAAACCGTGCAGAAGGCGGTGCTAACTGGGTAACGGTTCAGCCAAATGCTCCTCGTGCATTGAACATGAAAGTGAAGTATACCTTCTAA